Below is a window of Musa acuminata AAA Group cultivar baxijiao chromosome BXJ3-11, Cavendish_Baxijiao_AAA, whole genome shotgun sequence DNA.
aattattgacaattatttatttattttattgtaaATGAGGTTTAATTTgtccaataaaaaaaatattaagcatATTCTGTGGTAGGATTTGATAAGAGAAATATTCATCCAATCGAGATTTGACATATAGTCAGGATCTCAATTTAATAtgaattttgaaaatattttctctaattaGACGAATCATAAAAGGTCTTTGGATCAATTCTCATTCACTCTAAATTTCTTATTCTTTCACTCACTTTAGCGTTAGAGGAACTACGTTGGAAAATCAACAAGATCTTTATATAGATCGGCATAAGTCGAACAGTCGAGATCCTCTCGACCAAATATAAAGATTTATGAAACATTTAGATTCGAATCAGATCGTATTGAtccaaatattattaatatttttcatgataaaatttaacaTAAACTAAAAATTTAACGCATTAAATTTGGATGAATTGATGCGTTGAAGCTTTAACATGAAGGCGGTTAATCAAGTGACGATGTGGGCAGCTGTGCACGTGGTTGGCTGCGTCCCTcctccacagagagagagagagagagagagagagagagagagaaggtggtGCAAGATTCCCCGTGCGGGTGCAACCGGCATCAGATTCCGGTGTGTGCGGCGTGGACCCCATCTCATCCGACAGTACAAGTGTGGAGGACGGCGTAGATTCTTATTCTCCGCCACCCAAATTCCCTGTGTCCGGCTTTCCCTACCCTGCCGATTATTAAACCCTCCTCTTTCCCACAGCTGATCTGTCCGGGAATCTTAGACCGAACCAATGGTCTCAGCTTTTCTTGGTCTCCGTAAGTTAACCTGCGCCACCGCCTCTCGATTCCAAGTGTTGGTGATGTTGAGACAATGGACTGTGCGATCTGTCGTCTCTCATGGATCGGCAGCAGCGGTCTGCAATTCGGATGCAAATGAATGGGACAGCGAGAACATCCATCTTGGTCTTCTCGCATTTAGACGATAACATCATACCATACCGTGCACAGCAACCCCACACATGTTCGCCGTCCACATGCTAATCCAAGACTTCTTATTCCAGTTCTATGGCTCCCGTGATCCAAGAAAAAAATCAGCAGACGAGTTCTATATGGTCCGCATTGATTGAcgggagggagaggagaataggaaaagcctGCACAGAAGCGGAGCCCCGTCGGGCTGCACCTCCGACGTGGGGAATATTCCCGCGTCACCCTCCCTTGTTTCCGACCGAACCGATCCTAATCGTGTTCCGAGGTGCAACGTAGACGCAGTTGCTTCCTCGTCAGACACGAGGAGACCTCCGATTGGACTGCCGAGCGTTACGATCTCGAGTGGTTGCTGCTGTCTCTCCTCCTCCTACCATTCCCTCGCTCTCACGTTTTCACTGATTCGTCGCCGGGAATCCGTCGGTCTCATCCTCCCACAACGCCTCCTTTTCCGCTAGTATTTGCTTGTTTATTGATGTCAAGTCAACAGTCCTTATCCTCTCCTCTTTCAATTGGGTTTGTGTGTGTACTATGCATGTTGATCTGATCTAAATCTCGAGTTTCGGCCTTGCTTTCTGCCGCTCTTCTTCGTTCCATCATCGAGAAAAAGGAGATTGGCAAAAGAATGAGACCCGGAATCGGAATCCATGGCTTTTGACAAAGCAGTCTGTGCTTAAAGCTAACGAACGCAGCAGCGAAAGAGCAAAAGTTTTGGTTGGCATGTGAGATGGAGAACATTTACCAACGCcgtccaccactggcagcatcgcTGTTCGAGGCACCCGGAGGGGAAGGAGCTGGAGTTATGCTGTCGAGAGACCCGAAGCCTCGGCTAAGGTGGACGCCCGACCTCCATGACCGGTTCGTGGACGCTGTCACCAAGCTCGGCGGACCCGACAGTGAGTGTGCATATATGTACAGCTTCCATCATTTCCACATAATTCTGCTTCCACGCATCACAGCAGCAATGTAATCCTATTAGCTGCCACTGGCAATCTGTATATAAGGAGGAATTGGGGCAGCGTGAGAGCAGAGTCTGAGAAGCATGGTGGCGCCGTACATGCCTTCCTCCCACCTCGCTGAAGCTTCGTATTTCTGAATTGTAGATCTGAGTAAATTACGATCGAATTATGATCGTTAATTAAAATTATGTGATCAATTTGGCAGAAGCGACTCCAAAATCAGTGCTAAGCTTGATGGGCATGAAGGGGTTGACGTTGTACCATCTCAAGAGTCATCTTCAGGTCACATCTCTTCGTCCCACCTTCTATAGTCTATTGTTACGGTTCTGATCTTGCTTTATCTGTCTGCAGAAGTACAGACTTGGAAAGCAAACCAGAAGAGAGACAGAACAGGAAGCAAAGAAAAAAGGTAGGTCAAGGCAGGCCACCATAAACTGAGAGAGTACATAAATTCTCTTGAATTGAGCATTCATGCCTGCTTTTTATTCCTCATACAGGAAGCAATTCAAGCAAGATTAATTGTTCCTCTACCACCAGCAATTACGTTTCAAGAACAGACGGTGCCGGGTATGTGTATGGCACCAAACTCTGCTTTTACATATCATTGCGTATAAATGTAAGCTTTATACAAGAAATTGCAAAGCATTAACAAAGATCATAGGCTGCATACAAAGCATCAATGAGTTCTGCAAAAAATAGGACTGTGTTAAAGAAAAGAAATCGCGGAGAATAGCTTCTCGACTCGAGATACTACAAAGAATTTAATAGCTTCGAACAAACCATGGAAGTTTTGCCAAGCGTATGAATCTTAGCAGTAATGCTTAGTCTGTGATGCTTATTACAACGACATGGATTCAAATGTTTGTACAGTTGATGTAATTTTTGTAATTTAGCAAACCCGTGAACTCCAGGCTTTGATTTATGCTCTCCAATTTATATCCGTCATCTGATGATTCACAATCCATGCAGAGAAATGCCCCTTGGAGAGGCGTTATGCTATCAGATCGAAGTGCAGAGGAAACTGCAGGAGCAGCTGGAGGTAAGCCTAATGGGGTGTGGCAAACAAAGGCTCTACTCCCTGTAACATTCACGATATTACTTGACCAGGTACAGAAGAAATTGCAAACCAGAATCGAGGCTCAGGGGAAGTACTTGCAAGCAATACTGGAGAAAGCTCAGAAGAGTCTTTGTTTCGACAATAATCGCTCGTCAGGCAGTTTGGAAGCCACCAGAGCCCAGCTTACGGATTTCGACCTGCCACAATCAGGCTTGATGGAGAACGTCGGTCGGGTTTGCGAAGAGAAGCACTCGGAGCTGAGAGAAGTGCGGCCACAGGAGAACATCAAGAAGAGGAACAATTCAGGGTTTCAACTTTATCAGGAAGGTAGAGATGAGGCCGAGGACAGTTCTCTTCTTCTGCTGGATTTGAATGTGAAGGGAAGCAGCGGTGAGATGGTTGGTGGATCCAGAGGAAACGACTTGGATCTCAGAATCCAAACGCAGGGGTTGTAAACCAGCTTTTACTGTCGATCTGCACTTGCAGACACATCCGATGCTGTCATTGTGCGCATCGAGTTGATATCGAGTCTATGTTTCCTACAGCGTAAATCTTTATACTGCGGTTTGCTGTTTTGCTGAGTGATTTGATCGTGGACGAAACAACTCCCCCTTGTACGGGAACTTCCTCTCTTCGgccatcaacatatcatgttgttTGCCCAATTTGAAAGCTATCAGTTTATCCAAGAACTGTGAGCCAGAAAATAACAGAGCACAGATCGATGTGGTGCACATCCAACAATCTTCGGATTCTTACCATACATCACAAGCAGCAATCAATTTTCACATCCGAATTTGACAGACGACTTGATTTGTATATTATTTACGTTGAAACATTCGACATTTGTgcacaaagaaaaagagaaagatcatATTTGAGTTGACTTGCTTTGAGAATCGACCACCTTCACTGCGCTGCGTTGACGAACTCCAAGAACGAAGGAGGAATTCAGCAGGCTTGTAGGCCGTAGATGATGCCGCGATGGCAGGCCACCTTGGCGTCTTGGTCGTCGAAGAACCTCTGCTTCATCTTCAGATAGACTTGGCAGGTCACCAAGCTATCTGATCCAGCTTGATGCGACTTCCCAGCTTGGCGTGGCACCCCGAGGGTACTCGCCGCTTTCTCCAGCCCGCCGGAGAGACCCTTGCAGCCGCGCATCATGTGCTTGAGATCCACAGTCTCTCCGAAGAGCAAGTTCACCAGGCCGAGGAACTCTTCCAGGGTGTCGGGCAGAGGCCCGCCGAACCCCAGCACCTTGATGAGATAGGCGAAGTCGTAGCAGCTGTGAAAGGCGATCCATCGAGTGGAGTGCGGGCGGCAGAAACGGCAATGAGCGACGAGGCCGGAACGATAGAGGTGGGCGGCGAACTGGCCGGAGTCAATGCCGTAGAGGGGGAGCCGGTCGAAGTCGATGCCACTGGAACGGAGCAGGTCGACGGAGTCCGGCGCGTGGGGGTCGCGTCGGACATCGAATTCCCGGAAGTTGAACTCCCACACGAACCCGACCCTGCCGCCGGTGCCGATGTCGGGGAGGTCGCCGAAGGCGTCGAAGAGGGTGAGGCCGAGTTGGACGAGCTCCATCTTGTCGACGTTGGCCTTGAGGAAGGCGTAGCGCAGTCTGGGCGGGAGAAGACGGTGTGGCCTCCGAGTTCTGTAGAGGAAGCCGGGAAACTCCGTGTCGAAGGCGACGTAAGAGAAGCGATCCACGAGGGAAGCAATGATGGAGAACTCGTACTCCAAGTTCCACGCCCAAACCGAGCGCACCACCAAATGttgccgccctcctcctcctcgttgcgAAGACATCTTTCCACGCGACGATACAACAGTGTGGAGCGAAGAAGAGTGTCGGAGAGGAGTGATGCGTGACAAGTCCAAAGGTCACGTCCTTATATAACAGGCAGAGTGTCCGAACCCCAGTTCGATTCGGAATCCTATCCGAATCGAGCTATAATCCTAATCCAAGAAGGAAAGATGCGGGCGTTAAGCCCCAGCTCGATCCGATGTCTCTCGGAATCCTAGTCCGATTCTAACGATCCAAGGTATCTTCGTTCGAAGTACGTCTCGCCATTTGTGGGCCTTAACTCGGCCCATCCTGCTACGGTCTCGGCCTTCAATCAAGTATGCATTACCGCTGCCTTCGTCGCTTGAAGCTCCACGACGGCACACCCCGCGGAGATGGGAGACCCCGGAGCGGCATCGAGGAGGAAGAACCGATTACCGAAGGGGGGCAGCGAATCTTCCGATCTCCACGCCGCCGCGAGGAACGGGGACCTCACCACGGTCGAGTCCATCTGCAACGCTAATCCCCTCGCCGTCAATGCTCGAGATCGCCATTCCCGGACACCGTATCCTTTCTCCCTTGTTCTCCTTTCCTCAATCTTCGCTTTTGTTGTCGTTATCATGTGGTGGGCTCTTCGCTTGGTTCAGAATCTGTCGAGCAAGCAGCTTATTGCGCCGCCGAGAGTTTGGCACTGAGTTTTAAGGTTCCCTTAGGGTTTTTGAGCTTTAACCTACTTGGctggttcatttaaattccttTGCTAGGATTCGAATTGCATTGCTGTCTGATTTGGTGCATTATTTGTGACTAGCTGGCCCTTCTGAGTCTTAGGTCTTAAATATCAACTCGATTCCTTTGAAAAGAGAATGAAGAAAAGGATATAGAAGATGAAACTATCTATCGATGGAGGATGACTGTGGCAATGATTTGCAGAAATGATACATGCGGATTCATCCACACTGACACTCTTCGGTATAAGAACTTCCACATAACTTGTGGGTGGAATTGTGTTGCTTCGATACTTAGATTTAATATAGGAAATGTTCATTACGAAGCTGAGAAATTGTTGCTGTCGACAATTTAAACATCTCTTTTCTGTCAATGTATGTTATGTGTTTTTGGGTATTAGAATTTTTAAACATCCAACAAGTGCTTTACTTTTCAAGATCTCAATCTTGGGTAAGTAAATTAACAAAAATTATTCCATATCTTCAACCACATAACTATGTGgtgggaaagaggatatatcatAGTTTCTTATACTAAATCTGTTGTCATCTAAGAAATTTGCAAGTCATAGGGTACAAACTCAACTTTTGGATATTTCTTGTTAACACACAAAGACCGTCGATCGGTGAGTCGGCCTGATTAGTTATCTGCCAAAAGTGTAGGTCTCTTCTGCTGGCTTGCCTTCTAGTCACGCCTCCATGCTACGCCGACGACCTTGCACAATAGGATTGCGTCGAGGGTGTCCCAGGTCGaccccttcgatgcttaagttagcgaaAGATGGACTGATGGAGGGGGAGGAAGACAATAGTGTGAGTAGTGTAAATGAGAGAATAGAGGGTTTTTGCCTGCCTCCTTTTATCTTGGTCCGGGGCTTGGATTTTTTACCAAGGCATCGAGCAGTCTAGACGTGTGTTAGCCAGGCCCCTCTTACTATATATGGTGGGGGCATTAATAAGGATGGCTTGCTGGTGCGGACCGTTGGGACGCCTTTGGGCTGACTCCCCTGTCGCTTTGGGTTAGGCAAGGAGTGGGCCCTCCATTGGTCGTCCGTAGGGGAAGGCTGGTGAAATCGGGTCATGCTATCAATCATTAATACTGAAGCATGGCTTTTGTTGATATGTCAGCCGGGAGGCTACTAGGGAAGCAGGGGCATGCTGCCAGTCATTAATGCAGAGGCGTGGCTTCTGTTGAGATGTCAGCCAGGAGGCGGTTGGGGAAGCTGGGGCATGCTGCCAACCATTAATGCGGGGCATGGTTTCTTTAGCTGCGGCATTAGTAAGGAGTGGGTCTTGTGTGCCCACGTTGGGAAGCCAGGATTGGTAGGGTAGATCCCTGCTGGCGACTGGGAGGTGTTGGTGGGGGCCCCCACATTTGGCTTTGGTGGCGTTGCTGGCTTAGGTGGCGAGGGGATCTGGTAGTGCCAAGCTTCTCCCTATCAATTCTGAAATTTGATTCTCGGATGCATTgcacattttttcttttctttttattttgtaaaaAAGTGGAACAAACGAATCTATTGATAAATCTTTTGTTTGGTAATCTAATGTTGCTACCTTGACACGAATAGTACGAAATTGAGTCTTCATCTGGCTGCTTGGTTTGGGCAGACAGAGGTAGTAAGATTTCTCTACAAGAATAACGCCGACATTGGAGCTGCTGCTGCTATGGGTGATACGGCTGCGATCCATATTGCTGCTCAGAAAGGTCATCTAGAGATAATTAGGATCCTATTATCCTCTGATGTCTCTGTCAAGGCCTGCTAACTTGAAAGGTTTGACCCCTCTGCACTATGCCGTCCAAGGATCTCATCCAGAGCTCATCGAGTATCTCATTAAAAAAGGTGCAAGCCTCACCGCCACGACAAAGGCCTAGCAAACACCTATTGACCTTGTGAGCACCGAGGAAGTCTGTGCCCTTCTCGTTGAGTGCAAACAGCCTATGACCAAAGATGATAAATCTACTACGATCAAGGAGGTTGGTGACTCGGTTTCAACGGATAATATTATAGAAGACAATGGAGTCTCCATCCCTGAAGAGTCAGCTAATGTCGATGAAGAAGGCACGGACACTAAGGAAAAGAGAAGAGGTGAAGCAGCTGCTGATGAGGACTCgtcaaaacattaaaagtcttaaTGTTTCCCTTGATCACCTTctgtttgaaaaatgatgtacaaGATGAGGATGAAGAATAGGATTCGGATACGAAAGACAACGATCATGTAAGGGCAGCTCTAGTGTTGAAGCTCTAACATTTTATTGGTAACTTTATGTGTTGTTTTCTGGGACTTTATGTGTTGATCTATAAGGTGTTTTTTGTTAGCAAATGTTGCACATCTTTATTCTTTGTTTCTTCATTATATCTGAAGCATGCTTTTGCAGTGGGTGACGGAAATGTTCTCACATTTTCAAATCAGTTTTCTCATGAACTTCTCATCTTTGTACCGTATGTTGAACTTACGGAATGGTCTGGACGAGTGGAGAGTCGAAGAATCTTGTTCTCTTTTGTTGTAGGTGGTCCTTCGAACTGCAAGTTTGGTCACTACAAATCGATGGTCTCTTCTTCCCAGTTTGCGTAGGTCTTGCAGGTTAAGATGGCGTTCGAATTCATGAGCACCTAACTTGACATACTTTCGGCGACGAGTAAATTTGATATCTTCAATTTATTTGCAAGTTCTGTACAAAAAATTGGCAGTGTGTGGAAATGACTCTTCACAAGGATTAATTACTCAGGAAATCCATAGCCCATCATCTTTTCTCTAATCCTTTTAATTTTTGACTTGAAGTAGTGTTAGTTAGCTCAACATCTCTAAACCTTGATTGCAACCTCACATGATTGATTGGCTCCCACGAAGGCCATGGTGCCTTCCACTCACCTTGCTGAAGCTTCATATTTATGAATTGTAGATCTGAGTCAATTACGATCGAATTATGATCGTTAATTATAATTCGGTGATCAATTGGGAGAAGCGACTCCAAAGTCGGTGCTAAGCTTGATGGGCACGAATGGGTTGATGTTTTACCATCTCAAGAGTCATCTTCAGGTCACATCTCTTCGTCCCTCCTTCTATGGTCTATTGTTTCTATTCTGATTTTGCTTTATCTGTCTGCAGAAGTACAGACTCGGAAAGCAAACCAGAAGGGAGACAAGCCAGGAAGCAAAGAAAAATGGTAGGTCAAGACAGGCCACCATAAACTGAGAGAGTACATACATTCCTTAGAATTGAGCATTCATGCCTGCTTTTTATTCCTCATACAGGAAGCAATTCAAGCAAGACTAATTGTTCCTCTACCACCAACAGTGACGTCTCTAGAACAGACGGTGTCGGGTATGTGTATGGCACAAACTCTACTTTTACATATCATTGCATATAAAATTTAAACTTTATACAAGAAATTGCAAAGCATTAACAAATATCATATGCTGCATGTAAAACATCAATGAGTTCTGCAATGACTCGAAATACTACTAAACATCAATAACTCGAGATACTATAAAGGATTTAATAATAAATCcgtttatctaatatttattttcagagtaatttaCTACTTTGTATTAGATCTGAAGCTTCGGTGGAAGAGACTTATGACTTTACCAAAAAGATGTGatcctttttttaattaatagaatatttactattgttaagacaaggatttgaattaaaggatgaagaaaaaaacaacaaaaaaagaaagtttattatataaataatggataataaattactgattttttgttctttctataAATATGGGATGTGACGCTGCATACAAAACGTCAATGAGTTCTGCAAATAAATAGGACTgtgctaaagaaaataaatcgCGGAGAAGAGTTTCTTGACTCGAGATACTACAAAGGATTTAATAGCTTCGAACAAGCTAGGGAAGTTTTGCGAAGCGTAAGAATCTTAGCGGTAATGGTTAGTCTGTGATTCTTATTAAACGGTATAGATTCGAATGTTTGTGCACTTGATGTAGTTTTTGTAATTTAGTAATCCCGTGAACTCCAGGCTTTGATTTATGCTCTCTAATTTATATCGGTCATCTAATGTCTCACAAGCCATGCAGAGAAATACTTCTTGGAGAGGCGTTGCGCTATCAGATCGAAGTGCAGAGGAAACTGCAGGAGCAACTCGTGGTAAGCCTAATGGTGTGTGGCAAACAAAGGCTCTACTCCTTGTAACATTCACGAGATTACTTGACCAGGTACAGAAGAAATTGCAAATGAGAATCGAGGCTCTGGGGAAGTGCTTGTAAGCAATACGGGAGAAAGCTCAGAAGATCTTTGTTTCGACATGAATGGCTCGTCAGGCAGTTTGGAAGCCACCAGAG
It encodes the following:
- the LOC103970542 gene encoding myb family transcription factor PHL11 gives rise to the protein MENIYQRRPPLAASLFEAPGGEGAGVMLSRDPKPRLRWTPDLHDRFVDAVTKLGGPDKATPKSVLSLMGMKGLTLYHLKSHLQKYRLGKQTRRETEQEAKKKGSNSSKINCSSTTSNYVSRTDGAGEMPLGEALCYQIEVQRKLQEQLEVQKKLQTRIEAQGKYLQAILEKAQKSLCFDNNRSSGSLEATRAQLTDFDLPQSGLMENVGRVCEEKHSELREVRPQENIKKRNNSGFQLYQEGRDEAEDSSLLLLDLNVKGSSGEMVGGSRGNDLDLRIQTQGL
- the LOC135653250 gene encoding probable CCR4-associated factor 1 homolog 11, with product MSSQRGGGGRQHLVVRSVWAWNLEYEFSIIASLVDRFSYVAFDTEFPGFLYRTRRPHRLLPPRLRYAFLKANVDKMELVQLGLTLFDAFGDLPDIGTGGRVGFVWEFNFREFDVRRDPHAPDSVDLLRSSGIDFDRLPLYGIDSGQFAAHLYRSGLVAHCRFCRPHSTRWIAFHSCYDFAYLIKVLGFGGPLPDTLEEFLGLVNLLFGETVDLKHMMRGCKGLSGGLEKAASTLGVPRQAGKSHQAGSDSLVTCQVYLKMKQRFFDDQDAKVACHRGIIYGLQAC
- the LOC135653252 gene encoding uncharacterized protein LOC135653252 isoform X1, yielding MGDPGAASRRKNRLPKGGSESSDLHAAARNGDLTTVESICNANPLAVNARDRHSRTPSTDSESKPEGRQARKQRKMEAIQARLIVPLPPTVTSLEQTVSAMQRNTSWRGVALSDRSAEETAGATRGTEEIANENRGSGEVLVSNTGESSEDLCFDMNGSSGSLEATRAQLTDFDLPLSGLTENVGRVCEEKHSELREVR
- the LOC135653252 gene encoding uncharacterized protein LOC135653252 isoform X2, encoding MGDPGAASRRKNRLPKGGSESSDLHAAARNGDLTTVESICNANPLAVNARDRHSRTPSTDSESKPEGRQARKQRKMEAIQARLIVPLPPTVTSLEQTVSAMQRNTSWRGVALSDRSAEETAGATREEIANENRGSGEVLVSNTGESSEDLCFDMNGSSGSLEATRAQLTDFDLPLSGLTENVGRVCEEKHSELREVR
- the LOC135653252 gene encoding uncharacterized protein LOC135653252 isoform X3, which codes for MGDPGAASRRKNRLPKGGSESSDLHAAARNGDLTTVESICNANPLAVNARDRHSRTPSTDSESKPEGRQARKQRKMEAIQARLIVPLPPTVTSLEQTVSEKYFLERRCAIRSKCRGNCRSNSWYRRNCK